The following coding sequences lie in one Vidua chalybeata isolate OUT-0048 chromosome 16, bVidCha1 merged haplotype, whole genome shotgun sequence genomic window:
- the TMEM186 gene encoding transmembrane protein 186, which produces MAAAWLCTLRTKVCTTAAFGRSLPKELWTRSWRREAALLPWIFGSWECLQSQTQRVHGVSNYLRRPREPSVCLSHSAPAAVVQQKAVDERTEEFKLVYRFPGIKYCRVLSRLKLLQTATSMVMLPPIYYLYLQDQVSQNILFYTTGIAVFAGAMLYGMSYFFRRIIGFIYLSETGQTVRVAHLTFWGRRNDIYCPIETVVTLDEVGDSKDELLHQFKRYNSTDTLYFTIKYGQIVDRQKFTQIFGEFV; this is translated from the exons ATGGCGGCG GCTTGGCTCTGCACACTTAGGACTAAAGTCTGCACAACAGCAGCTTTTGGGAGATCTCTACCGAAGGAGCTCTGGACAAGGTCGTGGAGAAGGgaagctgctctcctgccctggaTTTTTGGTTCGTGGGAGTGTTTGCAGTCACAAACGCAGCGAGTTCATGGTGTCAGTAATTATCTCCGGAGACCGCGAGAGCcgtctgtgtgtctgtcccacTCAGCCCCTGCCGCAGTGGTCCAGCAGAAGGCTGTGGATGAGAGGACAGAAGAGTTCAAACTGGTCTACAGGTTCCCAGGGATAAAATACTGCAGGGTCCTGTCGAGACTGAAGCTGCTGCAGACTGCCACCTCCATGGTCATGCTGCCTCCCATCTACTACCTCTACCTGCAGGACCAGGTGTCTCAGAATATCCTCTTCTATACAACTGGCATTGCTGTCTTTGCTGGGGCAATGCTGTATGGTATGAgctactttttcagaagaattatTGGATTCATCTACTTAAGTGAAACTGGACAAACTGTCAGAGTGGCCCACTTGACATTTTGGGGAAGACGTAATGATATTTACTGTCCCATAGAGACAGTGGTGACTTTGGATGAAGTTGGAGATAGCAAGGATGAGCTACTTCACCAGTTCAAACGGTATAACAGTACAGATACTTTGTATTTTACAATTAAGTATGGCCAGATTGTAGACAGACAGAAATTTACTCAAATATTTGGAGAATTTGTGTGA
- the PMM2 gene encoding phosphomannomutase 2 codes for MAPPASALCLFDVDGTLTAPRQKISAEMAAFLQRLRQKVKVGVVGGSDMAKIREQLGEDVIEKYDYVFSENGLVAYKDGKFLSKQSIQGHLGEDILQDVINYCLSYIAKVKLPKKRGTFIEFRNGMLNVSPIGRSCSQEERLEFYELDKKEHIREKFVADLQREFAGKGLTFSIGGQISIDVFPDGWDKRYCLGIVAKDGYKTIYFFGDKTMPGGNDYEIFTDSRTEGHSVTSPQDTRRICEELFFK; via the exons ATGGCGCCGCCGGCCTCAGCGCTCTGCCTGTTCGACGTGGATGGCACCCTCACGGCCCCGCGCCAG AAAATCTCGGCGGAGATGGCGGCGTTCCTGCAGCGGCTGCGGCAGAAGGTGAAGGTGGGAGTGGTGGGCGGCTCGGACATGGCCAAGATCCGCGAGCAGCTGGGCGAGGACG TGATTGAAAAATATGACTATGTGTTCTCAGAAAATGGTCTGGTAGCATACAAAGATGGGAAATTCCTGAGCAAGCAG aGCATTCAGGGCCACCTGGGCGAGGACATCCTTCAAGATGTCATCAACTACTGCCTGAGTTACATTGCAAAGGTTAAACTGCCAAAGAAGAG AGGCACTTTCATCGAGTTCCGAAATGGGATGTTAAATGTGTCCCCCATTGGAAGGAGCTGCAGTCAGGAAGAACGACTTGAGTTCTATGAACTTGATAAA AAGGAGCATATAAGAGAGAAATTTGTAGCTGATCTACAAAGAGAATTTGCAGGCAAAGGCCTCACATTTTCAATAG GAGGACAGATAAGCATCGATGTGTTCCCAGATGGCTGGGATAAAAGGTACTGCTTAGGAATTGTTGCCAAGGATGGATACAAGactatttatttctttggagaCAAGACCATGCCA GGAGGGAATGACTATGAAATTTTCACAGACTCCAGAACAGAAGGCCACAGTGTCACATCCCCACAGGATACAAGAAGAATCTGTGAAgagctattttttaaataa